The sequence AAGCGGTGCGGGGCGTGGCGATCGTGACACGGGACTGAACTGCGGGAGGATGTGGATCCCCTCACCTGACCTCTCCCTGCGGGAGAGGGACCTGACTCCGCGGCGGGGTGCTGTTGCGTGGTGCTTCGGGTGGATGCCCTCACCTGACCTCTCCCTGCGGGAGAGGGACCTGACTCCGCGGCGGGGTGGTGTTGCCGTGGTGCTTCACGGGTCGTTTCACGCGGGTCGGACCACGACAACCCGCGGTAATCCCTGGCATTCGGTCACCGGAGCGGGCCGATTGCGCGTCCATGGCTTCGTTTTCGACGGCAAAACCGGCGCAATACGCTCCCGCGTCATCGCGCTGGACAGCCGCGTTCTCGATCGCGTCGATCGCGCGAATCGGGAGTTTTTCCGTCGAAGGCATAGGCCATGCCTTCTGAGATTGTAGCTGGGGCAGGGGCTGGGGCAGGGGCCACCACCCGTCAGCGGGCAGCGCCGGTCACCGGCTGGCGCTGCCCGTGGGTTCCGTCTCGGAGTGACAGCAGCGCCTCGACCGCCCGGGCCTGGCGGTCCGCGGGCATGGGGCGTTTGCCGTGTCGGACGCGGGTCAGCAGTCGGGCGACGTCGACGACATCGGACTCTTCCACGTTGCTGGTAACGGTGACTTCGGCGCGCGGGTAACTCACGACCGGTTCCACCCACCAGCGTTCCCCCGTGGCGGTTTCCAGGCGCCGGCTGATATCCAGCGCGTTACGTCGGGCCTGCCGCCGCGGGTCCCATGGGTGCGGCGGTGCGCCATCTATGGACAAGGACCGACCGCACACCTCGATGCTCCGGCAGGCCGACTTCGTTTCGATGGCCCAGACGCCGGTTGGACCGACGACGACATGGTCGACGTTGAAGCCGGTGAACGGAACGTCGTTGAAGACCGTGTACTCAGGCGCGAGGCGGGCAAGTTGGATGGCGGTCTCGAACTCTCCATCGGCGCCGTCCTGCGCCCAACGCCGCTCTCGCGCCAAAGTGGCAACGATCGGAACGGCGATGACCAGCGCGCCGGCGCCGATGATCGGGTGGTAGCTGGCGCCGGCCAGTGCGGCGACGATCAATCCGTACAGGAAGACCTGGAGCCGGCGCGAGCGTGACGCAACGCGGAGATCCAGCCACTCGTTTCGGCGTCCGTACACGCGTGCCATGGAGACGGCAAGAGCAAGGGAAGTGCCGACTCGCACCGCGTCGTGCCCGCTTCCTCGATCGGTTTGCGTCGCACGATGCGTTGGCGCGAGCTGTCGAAACGTGGCCTCGACCGCCGAAAGCTCGACGGTCACAAACGGGGGCTGATCGGCGGCCCCCCCGGTGAGGGTGCGGTTAGGGGATGCACGGGGGGCGAAACCGGCGGACGGGTTGCACGCCCAGAAGGTCATCGTGCGTCCCCGGCCACGACGTGCTCTACACCGGTCACGGTGTCTCGCGGCGTGACGGCGCTCGCCGGATGCGGCGTCCAGCGCCAGCGTTCGGTGCTTGCCGGCTCCATTCGGGCGGCGAAATCGTCGCGCGAAGGGTCAATCGGGACCTTCTCAGACGCGAATCTCGAAGGGGAATCAGCCAGGTAGGCTGGTCAGACCACCGTTCCACAGGAGGATCACGAACGGACAGTTCAACTGAGGTTTTCGAACTCGGCCCACGTCCCGTCGGCAAAGTGACCACCGTCAGGGGCGTCCGTTTACCCGACGAGAGTTGTCCTCGACGACGCCACGGCCCCACGCGGGTATTGATCCCTGTCTCGCGTCGCGGCAAGTAGAGCCCGATGGGCGACCCTCGTATCTGGACGGCCCGCAACTGTGCCGTTTCGCTTGGTTCCGTTGCTTCCCACACGCGATAATGATCAGTATGCAAGACCAGATAGTGGATCGCCGACCTCGCCCGGCGGTCCCCGTAAACGAGGGACAGGACCAGCTCGGCTTCCTCCCGTACGACCAAGAGACCTCGTTCTCGGGTGGCCGGATCGCCCTGCTCTCGAACTACGCCGACGCCAAGTCGTGGATTGACGAGTACACGCACCCGGACAGGATCGTCCATCCGCCGCTGGCGCAGGTGGTGGAACTCGATTTGGTTACCCACGAGCCGGTCGGTATTTACCCGAGGACCAAGAGGCCCACCCAACTCTTCCGCCTCCCGGCGTCTCACAGTCTCGAACTGGATACCAAGAGATCTAGAGCCGCACGGCGCTCCCGTGATGGCCGGTTCATCATCAACCTGCTCGGCTACTGCTTCGGAACGCGCCTGCAGTTCCACGACCTGTGGTTCGACGCCGCCGTGCCGATAGGGAAGGCTAGCCTCAACATCGCGCCCCGCGTGCTTAGCGATTTCATCTCGCACGTTTACGACGTGTGGCGCAGCTGGACGGAATGTGCGCAGCGGCTGGCGAGCAATCTCCTCTACATGCATTGCCGGGCTCCCGCCTACCCGTGGTACTGGGAGCAGTTCGTCTTCGAGTACATGGTGACGGACGCCTGTTACCGCCTCGCCGTCGAGACCGCAACAGACGAAACACGGTTGCGGAACGGCGACAAGGACCTGCTCCACAAAGACCGCATCTCCGCCCTCTGCGAGGTGTTCGGTCTTCGTAATGCTTAGCGTTTCACGCGGGTCGGACCACGACAACCCGCGGTAATCCCTGGCGTTCGGTCACCGGAGCGGGCCGATTT is a genomic window of Candidatus Binatia bacterium containing:
- a CDS encoding NERD domain-containing protein, whose amino-acid sequence is MTFWACNPSAGFAPRASPNRTLTGGAADQPPFVTVELSAVEATFRQLAPTHRATQTDRGSGHDAVRVGTSLALAVSMARVYGRRNEWLDLRVASRSRRLQVFLYGLIVAALAGASYHPIIGAGALVIAVPIVATLARERRWAQDGADGEFETAIQLARLAPEYTVFNDVPFTGFNVDHVVVGPTGVWAIETKSACRSIEVCGRSLSIDGAPPHPWDPRRQARRNALDISRRLETATGERWWVEPVVSYPRAEVTVTSNVEESDVVDVARLLTRVRHGKRPMPADRQARAVEALLSLRDGTHGQRQPVTGAAR